From Amycolatopsis sp. WQ 127309:
CGGTGTACAGCCCGATCCGCGTCTCGCCGCCGGTCACCGGGTCGACGGCCAGGCCGACGGCCGAGGCGTACCAGCGCCGGGCCGCGGCCAGGTCGCCCGCGTGCCGCGCGATCTCGCCGAGCCCGCCGCGGGCCCGGGCGAGCGTCAACGTCGTGCCCACCGCTCGCGCCTGCTCGGCGGCGGCTTCGTAGTCGGCCCGCGCGGCCGCGGTGTCCCCGGCCCGCAGCATCCCGTCGGCGCGGCGGCACAGCAGGTCGGCGGCGTCCTCGCCCGCTCCCAGTTCGCCGGCCAGCCGGACGGACTCGTCCATCAGCTCGCGGAACCGCGCGTGGTCGCCGCGCCAGTCGGCGAACTCCGCGAGCTTCTCCAGCGCGCTCGCCTGCCCCCAGCGGTCGCCGAGGTCGCGAAACCCTTGCAGGGACGCCGAAAAGTGTGCTTCGGCCTCGTCGATCCGGCCGCGGTACTGCGCGCCGAGGCCGTCGCCGATCCGCGCGAACGCCCGCGACCAGGTGTCCGGGCCGATCAGCGCGGCGAGGCGTTCGCCGTCCGATGCCTTGGTGCGCGGGGAAAACGCCCACAGCAGGAACAGGTACGGGTACCGCAGCGATCCCGTGAGCCGGCGCAGGATCGGCTCGATCCCGACATCGGTGGCCGACGCGTGGATCAGGCAGACGACGTACTCCTCGTCGAGCTCCGGCGGCGGTTCGGGGCCGACGGCGGCGAGCACGGCGTCCGCGAACGGCCGGGCCTCACTGCGCAACCCGCGCAGCCACCAGTACCACGTCAGGGCCGCGACCAGCCGCAACGCGACGTCCGGCGCTTCGGCGACGCTCCAGCGCAGCGCCGCGTGCAGGTCGGCGTGCTCGGCGGTCAGCTCCGCCAGGACCGTGAGCTGGTCCGCGCCCCGCAGTTTCGGCTCGGCCGTGCGGGCGAGGTCGAGGAAGTACTTCGCGTGCGCCGCGTGGTCGCCGGTGCCCTGCTCCGCGCAGAACGCCCGGATCGTCTCCAGCATCCGGTAGCGGCCGCCGTCGTACTCGACGAGCGACTTCTCGACGAGCCCGGTGAGCAGGTCGTCGGCGTCCGGGACGGCGCAGACGCGCTCGACGGCGTCGAGGTGCGCGCCGCCGGCGAACACCGCGAACCGCCCGGCGAGCCGCTGCTCGTCGGGTTCCAGGAGGTCCCAGCTCCACTCGACGACGCCGCGCAGCGTGCGGTGCCGCGGTTCGGCGGTGCGCTCGCCGCGCGACAGCAGCCGGAAGCGGTCGTCGAGGCGGGCGGCGACGTCTTCGGCGGTCAGCGACCGCAGCCGCGCGGCGGCCAGTTCGATCGCCAGGGGCAGGCCGTCCAGCGCGGCGCAGATCCGGGACACCGTGGCGGGATCGAGGACCACGCCGGGGACCACGGCTGCCGCCCGGTCACCGAAGAGCCGCTCGGCGGCGCCGGCGGCCAGCGCGCCGACCGGCACCAGCGTCTCGCCGGTCAGGCCGAGGGCCTCCCGGCTGGTGGCCAGCACGCGCAGGCCGGGGCACGCGCCGAGCAGCCGCCGGACCAGCCGCGCGGCCTCGGCGACGACGTGCTCGCAGTTGTCGAGGACCAGCAGCAGCGGCCGGTCGGCGAGGCCGGCGGCCAGCCGGTCGGCCGGGCCGGCCGCCGCGGCCGCGGACAGCACGCCCTGTTCGCGCAGGCCCAACGCGGCGAGCACGGCCTGCGGGACTTCGGTCGTCGTCGCCAGTTCGACGAAACACACCTCGCCGGGCTCGCGCGACGCGGCTTCGACGGCAAGC
This genomic window contains:
- a CDS encoding BTAD domain-containing putative transcriptional regulator, which translates into the protein MQFAILGPVEAHGPDGTPVALGGPQLRGLLALLALDAGRVISAERLIDGLHGEQPPEGAAEALQSQVSRLRRRLRDGGAPDGLVEFTPAGYRLAVDPQDVDVHRFERLTAQARETADPAAKLALFGEALALWRGPALDGLADPPRAARLAELRAAATEDRIEAGLALGQHERLVAELRELTREHPLRERLAAQLMRALHGGGRSAEALAVFAETRDRLADELGADPSPELADAHVAVLRAAAPAPARRVPVPLSGFVERAELDRLRTTLRAARLVTLTGPGGAGKTRLAVEAASREPGEVCFVELATTTEVPQAVLAALGLREQGVLSAAAAAGPADRLAAGLADRPLLLVLDNCEHVVAEAARLVRRLLGACPGLRVLATSREALGLTGETLVPVGALAAGAAERLFGDRAAAVVPGVVLDPATVSRICAALDGLPLAIELAAARLRSLTAEDVAARLDDRFRLLSRGERTAEPRHRTLRGVVEWSWDLLEPDEQRLAGRFAVFAGGAHLDAVERVCAVPDADDLLTGLVEKSLVEYDGGRYRMLETIRAFCAEQGTGDHAAHAKYFLDLARTAEPKLRGADQLTVLAELTAEHADLHAALRWSVAEAPDVALRLVAALTWYWWLRGLRSEARPFADAVLAAVGPEPPPELDEEYVVCLIHASATDVGIEPILRRLTGSLRYPYLFLLWAFSPRTKASDGERLAALIGPDTWSRAFARIGDGLGAQYRGRIDEAEAHFSASLQGFRDLGDRWGQASALEKLAEFADWRGDHARFRELMDESVRLAGELGAGEDAADLLCRRADGMLRAGDTAAARADYEAAAEQARAVGTTLTLARARGGLGEIARHAGDLAAARRWYASAVGLAVDPVTGGETRIGLYTGFGWTAAAEGHLDEATELHQEALATALEHANLPGAAQAVEGLAGVLAARAEDERAAFLLGVAVGLRGTEVTGDADVAAVAGAVRVRIGGDAYVKAFEQGREMPPDQALQDFGQPRFALGS